In the Orcinus orca chromosome 19, mOrcOrc1.1, whole genome shotgun sequence genome, CTAAAACAGAAGCCTTTGGCCCTAGACACCTGCCCCCTTCCCAAAAGATAAATGACTACCCCCTCCTTTCTGTTCCCCAATAAAAGTCCTTATTtttaattccactcctgggtagaAACAGGGGAGGGGCTTCAGAGTGGGGGGGGTTCTCCTCTCCCCAGGATTATATTCCTCTTCTGCAAAGGTTAAAGAGGAACTAGTGCCCTTTAGGAAAGGCCAGGGGTAACCTGAGTCCTGCAGGACTGGGGAGGGGGCCTGGAAGAGGGGCTGCAGGAACGACATCCACACGTGCACAGCTCACTTGGAGGGCGGGGGGCTGCCTCTGTCCTCAATGGGGGTAGGGGCAGGGGGTTCTGGGCAAGCTCTGAGCTCTAAAATTGAACTCCCCACTCAGAAGGTGAGAGAGTCTCACCTCTCAGGGTCCCCATTGCGGCATCCCTCGgctccaccccaccctaccctctCTCGGCCAGCAAGGGCAGTGGGGGAAGGGACAGGCTGACGAATTTAGACAGGCCCTCAGAGTTGGCGCGGCGCCCTACTGATAGCGCTAGGACAGCACTTATCGCCCTGCGTGGAGAGTCAGGAGCCCTTTCCCCACCGACCGCGGGCGCTTCAGGTCGTGATCCCAGCCCATCAGTGAACGATGCTGaatcaaaagtgaaaaaaatgaatggacgAGAGGAGGGGGTGGCCCTTTCCGAGCGTCTGACCGCCGGGGGCCAGTCAGGTGGTCGGCTAGCAGCATTGAAGGGAAATGGGTCTCTGCACTCGGTGACTCTCTCCGCCTCGGCGGGCCTGGCGGGAGTGAGGTCTGCCCCGACTTTGGCTGCAGCCCTTGCCGGGAGCTGAGGGTACGCCCGGGctccggccggccggccggcgaACGACTGTCATCGGCTTCCCTGCTCGTCGCCCCCGACTCGGAAGACCTTCCCGCCGGCGCCGCCCCGGCGCCCAGTGACTCAGCCCCGGGCTCTCTCCCGagctcccctccccgccctgccTGCCCCACGGTGtgtctcccagcccccacctcagGATCCCTACCCCCGGTCTTCCATTTCGCCCTCCCCCCCCTTATCTCTGGCCGCTCCCTCTCCGGAGATTTCCACCCTGGGGAAGGGGGTGCGGCAGGCCAAGGGTCAGGAGacggcggcggggggggggggagcgccGCCACGTGCCCGCATGAGGCCCCGCCCGAGCCGCCCAGTGACTCAGCCACCGCGGCTGTCGAGGAACACGGGTTCGGGGAGCGTGGATGCCCCTGGGGTTCGGAGTGGCCGCGAGGGCACCACGTCCGCTGGCGAGGACCCGAGAGGAGCAGAGCCCCTTCCCGCCCGGGAGGCGCCCCTCCCCCGAGGGACCGGAAGTGGCCAAGCCCCTCAGCTGCCCGGGCGGGCAGCAAGGGCTAGTTCACCTAAGCAGGCCGCCGGGTCCTGCCCCACCCTCTTCCCGGTGGGCGGTGAGTGAACTAATCGCACAAAAGTTCTTACCATAAGTTttactgaaaaaggagaaaaaacttaACGGGCCAACGTAGAAGGGACTTTCCCCTTCTTGAAAAAGTTGCAATCTTGAAACCGCTTAGTATTCTTCCGCCTTGAAAAATAAGCCCGCCCGTCTCGCCCCACGGTCGCTCCGTGACCTCTGCAGAGACGGGCCAAGGGGCACGGCCGGTGACCCAAACTGCTGACCGGGGGACGGGCGGAGCTGTGACGTGGGGGTGAGGCCTGAGGCTGGAGTTGATCCAGCGCGAGGGATAATCCCCTGGAGTCGAGGTGGGCTCCAGCCAGTGCCACTTGTGCCGACCGGGTAGATGCTGGGGACAGAAGTGTCCCTGGTGGATGCCTTCAACTCTGAAAACGGCCGGGGTATTTTGCCAAATTTCCCTTTACTCccttatttcttgaataaataaaatcaagggGGGGGGCAGAAGCGGTAATGCGCACGCCTCGCCCCCGCCCCTTCCGCCCGGCGGGAGACACGTCCCCGGCCGGCCTTCCTTCGCAGGGGGTCCAAATCCGTCCCGCCCGGTGCGCCCGGGCGTGCGCCCGCGAAGCCAGCCGCCAACCCTAACCGCGCCACGCGCTTTCCCTCCCGGCCCGGGCGCAGGCGCGGGCgcaggcgccgccgccgccgccgcccgccgttCCTTTCCCCCAACACCCCCCCCACggcagaggtgggggaagggggagtcaATCCGTTTAACCCTGAGTTACCCGAACCCTCTTTAATTTGCTAAATTTGAAGTTTGCTAAtgctttctcttttcactttccttcctccctctggctCACTCCCTTTCCGTACACCGAAGTCTGACTGATATTCTATGCGAAGTGGAgggagccctaaccctaacccacccCCGTTCCCCCATCCTTTTTGCGTCGCTTTCCATCGAACTCTGCAAATTTTGCAGTAGGGggagggatttttaaaattgcacTTGCAAAGTTCGCTATCTGGGCAggcgaggagagggagggagggaatggggagcaggccccgcccccaccgccctttgcaaataaaaatctaggggggtggggaggagcagGAAGTGGCGGTGCGAGGGCTGATGCACTGCTAGCAGAGCCGCGGTCCGGACAGCATCGCGTGCCCCAAGCTCTCCGCCTTCCCCCGCCCGCCAGCCCGAGGCAGCCCGAGCCCAGCCCGTGGCCCCAGCAGCAGCCCCGAGAGCACCCCAGTAGCAGCGCCATGGCCGGCTGGAACGCCTACATCGAAAACCTCATGGCGGACGGGGTGTGTCAGGACGCGGCCATCGTGGGCTATAAGGACTCGCCCTCCGTCTGGGCCGCCGTCCCCGGGAAGACCTTCGTCAACATCACGGTACTGCGAGGCCTGCGCGGAGACTGGCCGGGCTTGCACCCTGAGGGAGGGACTTGGGTAGTGGCGGGCGCGGTCTGGGGAGGGCAGCGAAAGGCCGTGACCCAGTCCTTGCCCTGGAGGTGGCGCGAATGGCGGCTGCACGTGAGCGGGTCCCTCCGTGGCCTCCTGAGTCCTACGCCCCGGGCGGCGGCGCCCAGCCAGCCCGCCGCTCCGCTTTCCGCGACGGGGCGTTACATCCGGGACACAGGGCGGGGAGGGGCGCACCGCCCGGTGCGGCGGCCCACTTCCGCCTCCTCCAGGGTGGGTCGGGCACGCACCGCAATTTCCGCTCGGGACTGTGATTGAGAAGGGACTTGGGGACCCCTGGACCCCCTAGCTCTACTTCCGGCCGCCAGCTCGCGCCCCCTCCACCATTGTTCCTCCTTCTGGGGGAGGGAGCCCCAGTCGCATGGCCTGGGTCCCATGCCCGTCCTCCGTgagctccctgcccctcccaacTCCGTAAGAGAGGGCTAGGCCGCCACacgacctccccccaccccaagtcgGCACGTTGGACTCAACATGCCTGTGAGGCCAGCCCCGGAAGTCCCCTCGCCCTCCTTTCCCGCCATCCGGCGGGGCCTGGAGCAGGGGAACTTTGTGAGAAGTTCTAGGACAGTATATAAGTGAAGCAATAAGGGACGACTACTGCTGTCCTCATCACCACCTCCTCTGTCCACACTGCccggaagtggggagggggagcggAAGTTCGAAATGGGGGGGAAGGGGATTTCCGGGCGGGAGGGGACCGGATGTGGGGATTTGGGGTgttaagggggagggggagatacGTTCCCTGGGGTATCTAGACCCGCGGGCTGGCTTGCCGGGTCTAGTCCCAGGGCCCCTCCAAAAGTTTTTCAACTTTCCCGGAAAGCCCCCAGGCATCTGCTTCCTCATCTTAGAGCATAAATACCTGGATCTAAACTCTAGGTTACTTGGAGACCCAGGCGTCCGGGCCCCTAACAACTCCTGCAGAACCTTTGACCAAATAAGGGCAAAGTTGCTTCGCCTGCTTTGCCcgccccctccctttccctcttcgcTTCTGCTTTTCCTGAAGGAGTTCTGAGCATCCAAAGGCTCCCCACTCCATTCCACTTCATTCTCTTAACTGCTTTTTGGCCCCCTTTATTTCCCGGGTTTGCTTTCCTTATTAAACAACATCTAAGCCTTCAGAGGAATATGTTGTCCCTTCTTATTACCGTTCTCTAGGTTTGAAGATCATGATATTTTTGTGTACTAACTTCCAACAGTCCTGAGTCTCTCAAATTTCACGGATGTGTACAAAGCACATAACATACACATCTCCCCCCAAGGGGGTTTAGCTTCCCGGAGAAATGGAAGGCAGGTGGGTCCTTGGAGAAGAAGGTGGGAACCTTGGTGTACTGACTAACTTGATGGGTGCTTGATTCCCCTTCCAGCCAGCTGAGGTTGGTACCCTGGTTGGCAAAGACCGGTCAAGTTTTTTCGTGAATGGGCTAACGCTTGGGGGCCAGAAATGTTCTGTGATCCGGGACTCACTGATGCAGGAAGGGGAATTTACCATGGATCTTCGTACCAAGAGCACCTCCGGAGCCCCCACCTTCAATATCACTGTCACCCTGACTACCAAGAGTGAGTTTGAGTCTTACCCTTTCTCTAGCTCCAAAATCTCTAATATACTTCCATCTATTAATTTTTTGGGTTCTTCTGTGTGGATCACCCAGTATGAAGGGACCAGACCAGGTTTCTACTCCCAGCCTGCTGGATGCTGGGACATTGGATTGTCCCTTCAGTTCTCAGTTCCTCATCTTACAATGTAAAGAAGTTGAACTGTATTACCTCTTAAGTTCCTTCTTGCCTTGAGCCTTTTCACATGAGAAACTTCTTATTTTCTTGGAGGAGGTAGGCTGTTAGTCATAAGCCAGCACTTAGCTCTTGTGTTTTGAGCTCTTTTCTTAAAACTTGGAGGTGGCAGGCTCATCCACAGCCGTTTCTAGCCTGAACACAGGAGTCAACACATTGTCCACAAGCCTTTGACCCCTAAATTTTACTGTGTTCCTTTCCAGCCTTTAAGCTTGATTTTCCTCTTTTGAAAAGCCCTATTGTTTCAGGGTGACTGACAGCCTgcctgtgtgtgggggggttggGAGAGATGAGGTTGGGTTACAGCCCCCAGGGCTGGACAGCTGCTGAACAGCTGGCCGGGGGTGGGATTGTGACACCTGG is a window encoding:
- the PFN1 gene encoding profilin-1 — encoded protein: MAGWNAYIENLMADGVCQDAAIVGYKDSPSVWAAVPGKTFVNITPAEVGTLVGKDRSSFFVNGLTLGGQKCSVIRDSLMQEGEFTMDLRTKSTSGAPTFNITVTLTTKTLVLLMGKEGIHGGTINKKCHEMASHLRRSQY